The genome window GAGCACGCTGGCATTCTTCGTGTATGCGATCGCCAAACACCCCGAGATCCGAGCCCGTGCCAAGGCCGAGGTCGACGCCCTGTTCGACGCTGGGACGCCGGACCTGAACGACTTCCGCAAGCTGGAGTTTCTGCACGCCGCTGCCATCGAGAACTTGCGCCGTTTCCCGGCCACGCCGTTTACACCGCGCGCCGTCAAGCACCCGTTCACGTTCGCCGGCTACGACTTCGCCGTCGGCACCGAGGTGATGTTCGCCAACGGCGTGACGCACATGCTCGATGAGTACTATCCCGATCCGCTGAAGTTCGATCCGGAGCGCCATCTGACCGGCGAAGCGCCACCGCCCGGCGTGTTCGCGCCGTATACGCTCGGCCCGCACACGTGCCTTGGGGCAGGGATGGCGGAAGGTTTGGCGCTGATTACGATGGCGGGGCTGCTGCGCCATACCAAGCTCGAACTGCCGAACCCGGACTATACGGTGAAGATTCGCACCATGCCGCTGCCCAACCCGGGCCAGTCGTTCCGGGTGAAGGTGGCGGACAAGCCGGTCTAGTCGTCTCGCCGGGAGGCCATCTGGCGAAGGTCGCCGGTGAGCTTGAATACCCCGATCAGCACGGCGAAGAATTCGAGCCGGCCAAGGAACATGCCTGCCGTCTGCGTCCACATCACGCCGAGCGGCATGTCGGGGCGCGTGACGCCAACCGAGAGGCCGACCGTGGACAGCGAACTGGTGAACTCGAACAGGCTTTCGCGCAGGGTATAGCCGTGGGCCGCGATAATCCCTGAGCCGATGAAGAATACGGTGATGTACATGCCGACGAATAGCGCCGCCTGCCGCACCTGCTTGTCGTTGAGGAGGTCGCGCCGTTCACCGTGCCAGATCGCCGGCTCGTTGATCGCATGCTTCGGTAGGAAGGCGCGCTTCAGTTCCCAGATCACCGACTTGTACAGAATATAGATGCGCAGCTGCTTAATGCCGCCCGCGGTCGAGCCGGTGCCGCCGCCGATCAGCATGAGGCTGATGAGCACCAGCCAGCCGAACTCGGCCCACGGCAGATAAGACGTGGTCGAGAACCCGGTCGTCGTCCACGCCGATGCGGCCTCGAACACGGCCGCCCGCACGCCTTCGTGCGCGGTCGGATACAGCGGCACGACGATCCCGAACAGCAGCAGCGGCCCGACCACGAGACCGGCCAGCATCATGCGAAGCTCGCCGTTGCGGATCGCGGTGCGAAACTTGCGTTGTAGCAGGGTATACGCGATGACGAAGTTGAGCGCGCTGAGCACCATGAGGACGATAATGACGGCTTCGATGGCGAGGCTGTCCCAGTGGCCGATCGAGTCGACTTTGGTCGAGAATCCGCCGCCGCTGACGGCCGAGAACGCGTGCACGACCGCATCCAGCGGCTCCATGCCCGCGATGAGCAGGGCTATGATCCCGACAACGTTGTATGCAATGTAGATGCGGAACACCAGCGTCGCGCTTTGGCGGACGTTTGGCGCAAGCTGATCGGTGCGGCCCTCCGCCGCCGACAGCCCAGACGCGAACGAGCCGGCTACGGCGGACAGCGCGATGATGGCGAACCCTGCGCCGCCGCACGCTTGCAGCCAACTGCGGAAGAATAGAATCAGGTTGGGGGCTGTCGTGACGTCCACGACTGAAAGACCGGTAGTCGTCCACGCGCTGGTCGACTCAAAAACGCCTTGCGAGAAATTCAGGCCGACGCCGGCCATCATCGGAACGGCACTGCTGAGGATGCCCAACAGCCACGCAAGCAGGACAACCACCGACCCTTCCTGAATGTCAAGCGAGATCGGCTCCCTCGGGATAAACCGCTTGGCGGCCAAGAGGCCCAGCACCAGCATCGGCAACCCGCCGAGCAGAAAGCCGCCAGCGTGTACCGCCTCATCGGGGTAGAACACGATGAGCAGTACCGGCACAAGGTTGATGACGCCGATGATCGCCGCCAGCATACCGACATAACCCACGATGGCGCGATATCGATCGCGCAGATGCGCGCGGTAGCGATCCATGTGTGCGGCCTAACCGAGGATGGCTTCCAGATCCCGCTCGTGATGCTCGACGTCGCTGATGACCAGCACATGGTCATCGGCTTGCAGGACGGTCGAGCCGCGCGGGACTATTACCTCGTCACCGCGCACGACGCAGCCGATCAACGTGTTGCCGGACAGCGGCAGGTCGTTGAGCGTCATGCCGACGGCGGGCGCGCTTCTGGGAAGGTGCACATCGGTGAGCGTGACCCGGCCCTTCATCAATGGCATCAGCTCGTGGACGTTGGCAAACGACGTCTCGGACTCCAGCATCTGCCCGATGACGCGCGTCGCGCTGAACGCCACCGTCACGCCGAGCTTGGTGAAGATCTCCTCGTTGTCGGGGTCGTTGACCAGTGCGATCGTGCGCGGCACGCCGAACTTGCGGTTGGCGATCTGGCACGCGATCAGATTATCCTGATCGTTAGGGGTGAGGGCGAGGAACGCGTCGGTCATGCGCGCGCCCGCTTCTTCAAGCCGGTTGATGTCGGTGCCGTCACCGACTACGACAGTGGCTTTGGTCTGGCTGGCGAGTTCGCGGCATTGGGTGACATCCGGGTTTAGGACGACCACGTGTACTTTGCTGCGGACGAACTGGCGCGCGAGATAGTAGACGGTCCTGCTGCCGCCATACAGAATGATGTGCATCTTCTATTCCACCAGCCTCAGAAACGCGTCAGCCGACAATTTTACCGGGCTGATCGTCTCGATACCCAACTCCTTGTACAGCATCTCGCGCGCCGGGTCGAAGACGCGGGCGACCACCCGTTTCACGTTAAAGATCTCCTTGGCGACCTGAGCGACCATCAGGTTCGTGTTGTCGCCGGTGGTAGTGGCGAACAAGCAGTCGGCCTTCTGGATGCCGGCTTCCTTGAGCGTATGCGGCTCGATCGCGTCGCCGATCAGACGAAAGCCGGAAAAGTCCGGGCCGAGCTTGTCGAACGCACCGTCGCGCCGGTCGATCACGACGACGTTGTGGCCCTCACTGCTCAGGTGATTGGCCAGCGCGCCGCCCAATCGGCCGCAGCCGACGATGACGATATGTTTGAAGTGTGGCATAGAGGGGACTGGATCTGTCTTCTGACGGAACCGCACTAGGCTAGCACGAGTTGCAGGGCCGGGCAAGTGCAATCGAGTCGCACCGCAGCCGCAAGTCGCGATCCTTCAAATAGGGTATAGTGGGATTCTTGAACCCTAAATTCGGCTTGGCATGATGTTCAACAGTCTCTCCGGGCAAACGCTCGGCAAGTACGAACTGCGCGATCTGCTCGGCTCCGGCGGCATGGGCGCGGTCTACCGCGGCTATGACCATGCGCTCCGGCGTGAGGTCGCCGTCAAGGTGATCAACTTGGCGGCCGGTGGTGCGGACCTGCAAGCCCGCTTCATCCGCGAAGCGCAGACGTCTGCGGCGCTCGAACACAACCACATCGTGCGGATCTACGACTACGGCGTCGAGCGCGACATCAACTACGTCGTCATGCAGTACCTGACCGGCGGGTCGTTGGCCGAGCGCATCAAGCAGGCGGCGGATCAAGGCCGGCCGCGCGCAAGCCTGACTGAGGTCGCTGCGCTGCTTCAGCACCTCGCCAGCGCGCTCGACTACGCGCACAAGCAGGGCGTCGTCCACCGCGACATCAAGCCGGCCAACGTGATGTTCAACAATCAGGGACAGGCGTTCATCGTCGACTTCGGCATCGCCAAGCTGCTGACCGGTGCGACCAACCTGACCGGCACCAACATGGCGATGGGCACGCCCAGCTACATGCCGCCCGAGCAGTGGTCGCAGCGCGACCTGACCCCCGCCGCCGATCAGTACGCGCTGGCCGTGACGACCTATCAGCTCGTGTCGGGCCGATTGCCATTCGAAGCCGACAGCGTGCCGTCGTTGTGGTACAAGATCGAGAACGATCAGCCCACGCCGCTGCACATCCTGCGCCCGGACATCCCGCACGAGGCGATGCTGGTCATCAACCGGGCGATGGGGAAGATCCCCGCCGAGCGATTCCCGAACTGTACGCAATTTGCGCAGGCGTTCGAAGCCGCGACCTACGGCGCGGAGTCCGGCGCGACCGAGTATTTCACGTTCAAGCTTGCGCGCCCGGCGTCCGCGGTTTCGCGTACCCCGACGCCTCAGACGCCGGGCGGATCGTCTGGCAGCGGCACGCCGCCGCCATCAAGCCGCACGCCGTCCATCGCCGTGACTCCGCCCGTATCGCAGCCTCGGGGCGGTTTCCCGCGCGGCCTCTTGATTGTCGGCGCGCTCGCGATTGTCGCGCTGCTTGTAGTTGCTGCCGCGCTGCTGGGCGGGCGCGGACCGTCCGAGTCCGACCTGCGTCTGACGGAAGTCAACCAGACGCTAGTTGCGGTCGGTCTGGCGACCGCCAGCGAAGCGACCCGCCAGAGCGGACTGGAACTGATCGTCACCGAGACCGCGACCGACAGCCCAACCGACTCGCCTTCGCCTACAGCTACGGATGCGCCGACCGACGAACCAACGCGCGCGCCATCGGAAACGCCCACCGATAGCCCAACTTCCACACCTACGGCGACCGCCACCGACGCGCCCAGCGCAACACCGACCGACGAGCCGACCGCTACCGCGACGATTTCCGCGCGGGAGGCCGCACTCGCCACCCTCGATACCGCCGCCACGATGACGGCCACGCAGTGGACGCCGACGTGGACGCCGGACTTCGACGCCACCGTGCGCGCAGAGCTCACGGCGGTATTCGTCGAGACTCAGATCGCGCGCGCCACCGCCCGCGCTGAAGAACGCTTGGTCGCCCAGCAGACGCAGGACGCAAGCGCGACGGCGGAGACGATCGAAACCCTGAGCGCCGACCAGACGCGCGTCGCACAGCAAACCCAAGTAGTCGCCGCGACTGAACGCGCGCAGGCGACGGTGTTCGCTCAACAGACTCTCGATGCCGCCGCGATTGTCAGCGCGGAGCAAACCGCAGCCGCACAGGCGGAGTTCGACGCACAGGCAACGGGAATCGCCGAGGTGACGTTATCTGCTCAACAGACGCTGGCCGCAGCAGCGACCGTTGGCGCGGAGCAAACCGCGGCCGCACAGGTGGAGTTCGATGCGCGGGCCACGGGTATTGCGCAGGCGACGGTGTTCGCCCAGCAGACTCTGGACGCTGCGCCGACAATAACGCCGACCATCGGCCCTGAAGGTGGTCTCTACCACGTACAAGCAGGCGACACGATCGCCAGCATCGCGGTTCGGTTCAACGTATCGGTTCTGTCGCTGATGGCGGCGAACCAGATCACCGCCGATGCGTCGCTGTATGTCGGGAGGCCGCTTTTCATCCCCGCGCGACCGACGCCAGCGCCGACCCGAACACCGACGACTCCGCCGGAACTGCGCCCGACCTCCACGCCCTCGCTGACGCCGGCGCCGCGCGTGCCGATTACGCTCGGCAATGCCAGTCAGCTTGCCGAAGTCGCGCAGATTCAACCGCCAGGCAGGGCGGCTGTTTACTCGGCCAAGTTCAGCCCGGATGGCACGCGCATCGTCTACGGCACGTCATCCAACGAAGTTGTGGTTTACTCGTTCGGCGCGAGGCGCAACATTCGCAGCTTGTCAGGACACGATACCACCGTCGTCAGCACGGTGTGGAGCCCGGACGGCACGCGCGTCGCCAGCGGTGACGGAAACGGTAAGGTATACGTCTGGGATGTCGAAAACGGAGAGCGTGTGCTGGAGCTTGTCGGGCACACCAGCACGGTGTTCGGACTCGCGTACAGCGGCGGTGGCGCGTATATCGCCTCGGGCTCTAACGATGATTCGGTGCGCGTTTGGGACGCCTACACCGGCCGCTTGGAGATGCACCTCGGCGGCAGCGGCGGCACGATCTACAAGACGATGTTTTCGAACGACGGCTCGCGTGTCGTGGCGGTGTCGTCAGATCGCCGTGTGCGGGTCTGGGATTGGCGCAACAACCGCCTCATCAGCGAGACCGAATTGCGCGGGTTTGTCGGCGCGTTGGCCTTCAATCCGGACGGCGACACCTACGCCACGGGCGCCGATGGCCCGCAGTCCGGCGAAGTCCACCTGTGGAGCTTGTCCACCTATGCCCCGTTCCGCGTGCTGCAAGTGCCCGAATACGTCCTCGACGTCGCCTTCAGCCCGGACGGGTCGCTGCTGGCGAGCGTAGGCTGGGACGACACCCTGCACGTGTTCGACTGGCGCAGCGGGGCCGAACTCGCGGCGCTCTCCGGCCACACCGCCGACGTTCAGGCCGTCGACTTCAGCCCGAACGGCACACTGATCGTTACCTCCGCCGAAGACGGCACGATCCGCCTGTGGGGGATTCCCTAAACAGCCTAAAGGGTTTACACCCTCTGTACTCCCGTTTCTGCGAAAATGCGGCGCATGCGCCGCATTTTCGCGCATAACGAGGTGCAGGAGTGCAAACTCCTGCCGGGGTTTGGGGCAGCGCCCCAAGCTCACTCCCAGTGCGCGGCGCGGAGCCACGACATCACGACGTGCATGGCGTCGACGTCGTCGTGGATGTAGGCGCGCATGCGGGTGAAGCTGTCGGCATCGCCGTCGTA of Candidatus Flexicrinis affinis contains these proteins:
- a CDS encoding TrkH family potassium uptake protein, with the protein product MDRYRAHLRDRYRAIVGYVGMLAAIIGVINLVPVLLIVFYPDEAVHAGGFLLGGLPMLVLGLLAAKRFIPREPISLDIQEGSVVVLLAWLLGILSSAVPMMAGVGLNFSQGVFESTSAWTTTGLSVVDVTTAPNLILFFRSWLQACGGAGFAIIALSAVAGSFASGLSAAEGRTDQLAPNVRQSATLVFRIYIAYNVVGIIALLIAGMEPLDAVVHAFSAVSGGGFSTKVDSIGHWDSLAIEAVIIVLMVLSALNFVIAYTLLQRKFRTAIRNGELRMMLAGLVVGPLLLFGIVVPLYPTAHEGVRAAVFEAASAWTTTGFSTTSYLPWAEFGWLVLISLMLIGGGTGSTAGGIKQLRIYILYKSVIWELKRAFLPKHAINEPAIWHGERRDLLNDKQVRQAALFVGMYITVFFIGSGIIAAHGYTLRESLFEFTSSLSTVGLSVGVTRPDMPLGVMWTQTAGMFLGRLEFFAVLIGVFKLTGDLRQMASRRDD
- a CDS encoding NAD-binding protein; the encoded protein is MHIILYGGSRTVYYLARQFVRSKVHVVVLNPDVTQCRELASQTKATVVVGDGTDINRLEEAGARMTDAFLALTPNDQDNLIACQIANRKFGVPRTIALVNDPDNEEIFTKLGVTVAFSATRVIGQMLESETSFANVHELMPLMKGRVTLTDVHLPRSAPAVGMTLNDLPLSGNTLIGCVVRGDEVIVPRGSTVLQADDHVLVISDVEHHERDLEAILG
- a CDS encoding TrkA family potassium uptake protein is translated as MPHFKHIVIVGCGRLGGALANHLSSEGHNVVVIDRRDGAFDKLGPDFSGFRLIGDAIEPHTLKEAGIQKADCLFATTTGDNTNLMVAQVAKEIFNVKRVVARVFDPAREMLYKELGIETISPVKLSADAFLRLVE
- a CDS encoding protein kinase, encoding MMFNSLSGQTLGKYELRDLLGSGGMGAVYRGYDHALRREVAVKVINLAAGGADLQARFIREAQTSAALEHNHIVRIYDYGVERDINYVVMQYLTGGSLAERIKQAADQGRPRASLTEVAALLQHLASALDYAHKQGVVHRDIKPANVMFNNQGQAFIVDFGIAKLLTGATNLTGTNMAMGTPSYMPPEQWSQRDLTPAADQYALAVTTYQLVSGRLPFEADSVPSLWYKIENDQPTPLHILRPDIPHEAMLVINRAMGKIPAERFPNCTQFAQAFEAATYGAESGATEYFTFKLARPASAVSRTPTPQTPGGSSGSGTPPPSSRTPSIAVTPPVSQPRGGFPRGLLIVGALAIVALLVVAAALLGGRGPSESDLRLTEVNQTLVAVGLATASEATRQSGLELIVTETATDSPTDSPSPTATDAPTDEPTRAPSETPTDSPTSTPTATATDAPSATPTDEPTATATISAREAALATLDTAATMTATQWTPTWTPDFDATVRAELTAVFVETQIARATARAEERLVAQQTQDASATAETIETLSADQTRVAQQTQVVAATERAQATVFAQQTLDAAAIVSAEQTAAAQAEFDAQATGIAEVTLSAQQTLAAAATVGAEQTAAAQVEFDARATGIAQATVFAQQTLDAAPTITPTIGPEGGLYHVQAGDTIASIAVRFNVSVLSLMAANQITADASLYVGRPLFIPARPTPAPTRTPTTPPELRPTSTPSLTPAPRVPITLGNASQLAEVAQIQPPGRAAVYSAKFSPDGTRIVYGTSSNEVVVYSFGARRNIRSLSGHDTTVVSTVWSPDGTRVASGDGNGKVYVWDVENGERVLELVGHTSTVFGLAYSGGGAYIASGSNDDSVRVWDAYTGRLEMHLGGSGGTIYKTMFSNDGSRVVAVSSDRRVRVWDWRNNRLISETELRGFVGALAFNPDGDTYATGADGPQSGEVHLWSLSTYAPFRVLQVPEYVLDVAFSPDGSLLASVGWDDTLHVFDWRSGAELAALSGHTADVQAVDFSPNGTLIVTSAEDGTIRLWGIP